In the genome of Deltaproteobacteria bacterium, the window GGGAACACTTCCGGACGGGGGTTCGATTCCCCCCGCCTCCACCAGTCTTCGTTCTGAAAAGCATTCGCTTTTCAGAACTTCGCCTCGGCAAGCCATTGACAAGGCGAACCGGGAGGGGAAGGCTGCCGCGCTGAAGCTGAACAGCGCAGGCGGGCACTTTTCATTTCCATCTTACCAATCGCTCGAAGCCACGGCTCGGCACTCCAGGATAAGGAATACGAAGTTCTACTACGTCTATATCCTTCAATCAGAGAGAGAACCGGAACGGTTTTACACAGGGTTCACTGGAAACCTTGAGAACTGCCTGAAGACCCACAATACCGGGCAATGTTCCCACGCATCCAAACACAAACCGTGACGGGTCAAAACAGCTATTACGTTTTCCGATCGAGAAAAAGCGGTGGACTTTGAACGCTATCTGAAAACGCCCTCCGGTCGCGCCTTTGCGAAGAAACGCCTGTGATCGATGCTGGTGGTCATTGCTCCTAAAACACCAGACGTATTCTGTTCCATCCTTCCATCCGGGCAGAACACCCTCACGAAGCCACCATCTATGCCGTGGAGGTACCCCGATGGCGGCTGGCCTTGCCCGAAGGCTGTGCCTGGTACCAACCCGACCTGCCGAGGAGACCATCGTAACTTGCCATCCTATCCCCCTTGGTATAGACTACAGCTCGGTGATTCCCGGCAATCAACTACCTTGTAATACTTTTCCACTCTCTCACAGATCCCCGGAGGGGTGACCCCATGACCGGTGAACGGTACGAACGGAAGCTCACGGCTATCTTGAGTGCTGACGTAAAAGGCTACAGCCGTCTCATGGGCGAGGATGAAGAGGCGACCATCCGAACACTGACCGCCTATAGAGAGGTGATGGCTAACCTGATCCAGAAGCATCGCGGGCGAGTGGTAGATTCCCCCGGGGATAATGTGCTCGCGGAGTTCAAGAGTGTGGTGGATGCGGTACGTTGTGCCGTGGACATCCAGAAGGAGATCAAGGTCAGAAACGCTGAGATGCAAGAAAACCGGAGGATGGAGTTCCGTATCGGGGTCAACCTTGGAGATGTGATCGAAGAGGGAGAGCGGATCTATGGCGACGGTGTCAATATTGCGGCCCGACTCGAAGGATTGGCCGAGGCCGGGGGAGTCTGCATCTCCGGGACTGTCCACGACAGCATTGAGAACAAGCTTGCCTTGGGGTATGAGTACCTGGGGGAACAAGTCGTCAAGAACATCAAGAGGCCGGTGCGGGCCTACCGCGTCCTGATGGCACCTGAGGCTGCGGGCTCCCTGGTGTACAGAAAGAGAAGGGATGACCCGAGGCATAAACGGAGGGCGACTCTGACTCTGGTGGTGGTCTTGGTTGCCGGAGCTGCCTTCGGGGTATTTTGGAACCATTTCTTGCGCCATTCCCCTCCTTCAAAGGAGGTGACCCCTGAAAAGTCGCCGGTGCTTGAGCTACCGGACAAGCCCTCGATCGCGGTACTGCCTTTTGCCAATATGAGCGGAGATCCGGACCAGGAGTACTTCAGCGACGGGATAACCGAAGACCTTATCACCGACCTTTCCAAGCTCTCAGGGCTGTTTGTTATCGCTCGCAACTCTGTCTTTACCTACAAGGGGAAGTCAGTGAAGGTAGAGGAAGTGGGGAGGGAGCTGGGAGTGCGGTATGTTTTGGAAGGAAGCGTTCGTAAGGCTGGAGACCAGGTGCGGATTACTGCACAGCTGGTGGATGCCGCCACAGGAGGACACCTGTGGGCAGAGAGATATGATGGGGATCTGAAAGACATTTTTGCGTTACAAGACGAGGTGACGCAGAAGATCGTGTCCGCTCTGGCTGTGAACCTGACCCAGGATGAGCGGGAGCGTCTGGTAAGGAAACACACCGACAACCTGGAGGCCTACGACTATACCTTGCGGGGACTGGAATATCTTTTTCGCTTTACTGAAGAGGCCAATACTCAGGCGCGAAAGATGTTTGAAAAATCCGTCGGCCTGGATCCGGAGTATGCCATAGCGTATTCGCTGTTGGGTTCGACCCATTTACTTGAGTGGTCTCTCGGGTGGAGCCAAGACTCTCAGTCCCTGGAGCGGGCGTTTGAGCTGGAGCAAAAGGCCATAGGCCTGGACGACTCGCTGCCTGAACCCCATCGTTTCCTGGGGGATGTCTATTTGTGGAAAAAGCAGCATGACCGGGCCATCGCTGAATATGAGAAAGCCATCGCTCTCGACCCTAACGATCCCGATGGGTTTCAGGGCCTGGGGAGTATTCTGACCTGGGCTGGACGGCCTGAGGAGAGTATCGGACTGGTAAAGAAGGCCATCCGTCTGGACCCTGTATATCCGGTTTTCTATTTATTCACCTTAGGCCATGCCTATTTCTTGACAGGGCAGTATGAGGAGGCAGTCACCACACTCAGGAGGGCCCTGAACCTCAACCCCAATTTTTGGCCTTCCCACCTCTACTTGGCTGCCAGTTACGTTGAGCTGGGGCGGTACGAGGAGGCCCGGGCCGAGGCGGCGGAAGTCACGAGGCTAAGCCTCCAGACCTCTACCGAGACCTGGAAAGAGAGACTCCCCTACAAGGATCATGGGGTACTCGAGCATCTACTCGACAGTCTCCATAAGGCAGGACTCAAGTGACGTGGCTGTCTGGCGATCTGTCCTGCCTGGATCCTTGCAATGGCTATCTCAGAGTGCGGACCAGTGGCGGACGGGGAGGTAGTTGAGTGGTTCAGTTATGGACATGATTTCGGGAACTCGCCGAACAGTTCTCGGTCACTGTTGCTTTTGATGATTCGAACAACTTCCCCGATCGATCGCCTTTGGGGGAAAAGACAACACAATACGAACGTGTTCCGCTGCCACCTCCATCTCGACAATTTCAAACCCATACTCCTCGCTGGTT includes:
- a CDS encoding tetratricopeptide repeat protein; its protein translation is MTGERYERKLTAILSADVKGYSRLMGEDEEATIRTLTAYREVMANLIQKHRGRVVDSPGDNVLAEFKSVVDAVRCAVDIQKEIKVRNAEMQENRRMEFRIGVNLGDVIEEGERIYGDGVNIAARLEGLAEAGGVCISGTVHDSIENKLALGYEYLGEQVVKNIKRPVRAYRVLMAPEAAGSLVYRKRRDDPRHKRRATLTLVVVLVAGAAFGVFWNHFLRHSPPSKEVTPEKSPVLELPDKPSIAVLPFANMSGDPDQEYFSDGITEDLITDLSKLSGLFVIARNSVFTYKGKSVKVEEVGRELGVRYVLEGSVRKAGDQVRITAQLVDAATGGHLWAERYDGDLKDIFALQDEVTQKIVSALAVNLTQDERERLVRKHTDNLEAYDYTLRGLEYLFRFTEEANTQARKMFEKSVGLDPEYAIAYSLLGSTHLLEWSLGWSQDSQSLERAFELEQKAIGLDDSLPEPHRFLGDVYLWKKQHDRAIAEYEKAIALDPNDPDGFQGLGSILTWAGRPEESIGLVKKAIRLDPVYPVFYLFTLGHAYFLTGQYEEAVTTLRRALNLNPNFWPSHLYLAASYVELGRYEEARAEAAEVTRLSLQTSTETWKERLPYKDHGVLEHLLDSLHKAGLK